The sequence below is a genomic window from Nostoc flagelliforme CCNUN1.
GTCAGCAGTTATGTTAGCATTTGGCATTAAATCTTCTACTAAGCTTTTATAAGGCGACCAGAGATCAATACTCACTTCTTCTATTTGATTAAGTACTTCAAATCCCCAGCCAGCAATTACTTCACGGATATCTTCTATTCGTCGTGATTGCACTATTTCAATTGGCTTATGAGTATCTAAATCCACTAATACTGCTAAGTAGTTTCCTTGACCTTTAACTAAAGCTATTTCATCTATACCTAACTTTTTTACCTGGCTTAGATTAATATTTAATATTTGTGAAGCTTGCTTTTTTAACATTGATTCTACTTCTTCATCACTCAATCCATTCCTTTCGGCAACCCTATGAATGTTACTATTTAATACTTGTTGTACTATGTCTGTTGCTAATCTTTTTGTATATCCTTTACTTTTATCTACAAAATCTAATTTCTCACTAAAGACTTTTTTACATTTATGACATTTGAACTGGCGACGATTTATTTTTAAGAGTACTGGCTTTTTACTCCAAGATAAATCATGAATCATCCGCCAATGATTTTGATGTATACTCTGAGTATTTTGCCCACAAGATGGGCAAGTCGAATAGTTGACGCTTTTTTCTATCGTTATAATTATTTCTTCCCCTTCAATTTCTTGAAAATCTAATACTTTCATATCGGGCAGATTCAGGATTTGCTCTACAGTAAATTTCATAGCGATCGCCTTAATTTTTACTGTGTTATAGTATAAATCATGCTATTTGGATTATTTCAGTATACCTAAAACTGCTGTAATAGTTACACAGTCTATGTTTGAAGGATAAACATCATTAAAATGTAGTTAATAAAATTTACTAAAATTTAGTAACCACCATAAAAGTGCCGGAAGAACCCATAAAGTTAGATTCAGAGATTGCAGAGTAAGGATTACCCTAATCATTTATAGGCTTTACTTGCTTGGTATTACTCATAAAAAAGGCATGGCTAAAAGCCACACCCATTATATACCAGTGTTTTCCATAGTTATTTTAGAATTGCTTTAATTTAAATTCATCTATCTATAGTGTGTTTAAAAAATAGTTAGGTACTTAACTAACTACTAACAGAAATCCCCCGAACTATCGGGGGCTACAAGTCATAAGATAATATTAGATTGGCTTAGTTGCTATGGTAGCGCTTGCCTCACTTGCAAAAACACTTCAAAAGTTTGAATGTTCTTTAAAGAAGGATTGTGATAACCAACACAAACCAATACCTTTATAAGGTTTAATCCTTTTCATTATCCTCTTGTGGTCGTTCAGTAGCAGCAGGATTGACCACAGTTCCTTGGGCATCGAATGGGTAACCACCACCTTCAGGGAGGATATCCTGCGGGTCTACTGTGAGGTCAGTAGCAGTATCAATCTGTCCGTTATCATGGCTATGTTTGATGGAAGCGCTTTTATGGCTGGCATGACCGTTTGGCATGAGTTTATCCTTAATTAGTGAATACGGCCGATTCTAAATTTATTTAGTATGGGATTCCCCTATCTTGAGGTTTAAATCAAATCAGCATACCTCTGATCTAAGTAGGTAGGCAAAATTAAATGTAAATGTGTCACAGCTTTTTTGCATTCATTAGATTAATTCAGTCGTTTGAAGGTTTAGTTGTAAGTCGCTTTTTATTGTCAAGAAGAACTGCGATCGCCAAATTTCCCAGAGCTTCTCCAGCCTATTTTACTGATATTATTCTTGCTGAAAGCCTGAGCTAGAGCAATCTTGGAGATGCGCCCAAAGCCCACGATATGGGAGTTCATACCCAACAGTATTTATCGAAGTTTCAGACAGCCACTATTGTTTACTTTTCTTAAACAGGGGTGGCTAATTGAATGCATAAGCCAGGGATATACCAGAGCAAAATGTATATAACAATACATAATTAATTTATTTACATTCATCCCCCAGGTAGTTACATGTTTTGAGCTACGGCAGTAATTTAAGGTCTAACGTTGTAATCAAGCAACTAACGGTACAATTACTATTATGGGAAAATATTTGGGGCTGCAAATTCTTCAGACGTAGAACAGACTATAGAGGCTTAATGTTGCATTTACTTCTGACTTATCTTGGCATCATCGTTTATCTAGCATTCGCTTGGGCTTTATTTAGCCAATGGTTATTTTTCTTGATGAGCGATGAAGATATGAGTCGAGAACAGCGCTATTTGTCTGGGATAATTTTAGTCTTAATCACTATTCTCTGGCCTATAATAGTACCTTTTGCTTATCTAGAACTATTGAAGTTTCATCGGAAATATAACAAAGAAATTGATTTATTGAGAGATTAACTGAAGAAAGGGTCAGACCTGAATGGCTAGCTTGTTAATCGCAAAACTAACTTTGATGCAACTCGCTTTTGTGGTTCTACTTGCGCTTCTATCTGGACATTAAGAACCCGATTTTATTTATCGGACAAAACCCTGGCTTTTTAGCAAATACTTTTTCCTTGTCATAGATTACCGATGAAGTTCAAAAAGTAAAACTACCGTACCACATAGGTTTCAGCTTAGGCATTTGTCCAACGAC
It includes:
- a CDS encoding ISL3 family transposase, which gives rise to MKFTVEQILNLPDMKVLDFQEIEGEEIIITIEKSVNYSTCPSCGQNTQSIHQNHWRMIHDLSWSKKPVLLKINRRQFKCHKCKKVFSEKLDFVDKSKGYTKRLATDIVQQVLNSNIHRVAERNGLSDEEVESMLKKQASQILNINLSQVKKLGIDEIALVKGQGNYLAVLVDLDTHKPIEIVQSRRIEDIREVIAGWGFEVLNQIEEVSIDLWSPYKSLVEDLMPNANITADRFHVMKQVNDELDRMRKTEKKAAMSLEDKSEKSRQLEALNKSKYSLIKNEDSLNEKQKSKLNSVLEVSPTLAKMHALKEQFRQIFETTKSWGDSITQLLDWMYDARSYFPKSLGTMVRWFGEIVGYFDGRTTSGTVEGINNKLKLIKRLGYGFRNFSNFRLRSLLNWHFSINSP